The genome window GAGTTTCCCCCAGCAAGCGGCCGGCGGTTTCAACCTCCCGGTAGAGCTCCCGGGCTTTTTCCAGTTGTTTGATAAGTTTTTTCATATTATTGAATTAGATAAAATATGGGTACACGATCCTTAATTATTGAAAACCCGCCAATAATTAAGGTCATGTCCCCATATTTTGTTTAGATTACGAATGAAAGGGGAGCTTTGTGGGCGGTTGCCGGGTTGTTGCCGCCGGCCGTCATCCCGTAGGTTCCGGTAGCCGATTGCGGTTGCCGGGGTGCGGCTGTTTCCATCACCGGGCTCGCTGTCTTTGGTTTTTCGCTGCCGGTGGTTTTCTCTTCGTTCATGACGGTTTCCAGCCAGTTCTGGCGCAGGTTTTCCACCAGCCGGTAGACGTGCTGCACAATTTTGGCATCATTGGTCAGGTTGGCTTCCAGCAGTTTATGCATCATATGGGTGTACATGGCTTCGAGGAAGGGAACGATT of Pseudomonadota bacterium contains these proteins:
- the fliS gene encoding flagellar export chaperone FliS — encoded protein: MTPANQYNQYRQMEITTNNDPKKLVLMLYDGCLKFLTIAEKAMEKKEIEKKAIHIGKALAIISELNSCLDRQLDDEIVPFLEAMYTHMMHKLLEANLTNDAKIVQHVYRLVENLRQNWLETVMNEEKTTGSEKPKTASPVMETAAPRQPQSATGTYGMTAGGNNPATAHKAPLSFVI